The following are encoded in a window of Mycobacterium vicinigordonae genomic DNA:
- a CDS encoding acyl-CoA dehydrogenase family protein, with the protein MSGNAISFALNDEQNELRRTVRSFLENKADDAAIRGQLDTPVGYDTALWHQMSHQLGLTGLAIPEEFGGQGFTFVELGIVAEELGRCLLPAPYFASVVLAANLIMHSGDDAAKGRYLPGIAAGSTAATVAITEESGRWQPHAIRTRARSSGTGWALEGTKSYVLDGCNADVVFVAARTDTGISLFAVDEFQTVARRPLSTLDPTRRQARMKFDATPAALIGDEGQGWPVLAQTLSLGASALAAEQVGGAQRCLEMAVDYAKVRKQFGKPIGSFQAIRHKCADIFLEVECARGAAYYAVQAAAELSGELAAAASLAKACSSEAYAHAAAANIQIHGGVGFTWEHPAHLFFKRAKSSGHLLGDATFHRGLLADLVGI; encoded by the coding sequence ATGTCAGGCAATGCGATCAGTTTCGCGCTCAACGACGAGCAGAACGAATTGCGTCGTACGGTGCGCTCTTTTCTCGAGAACAAGGCTGACGATGCAGCAATACGCGGGCAGCTGGACACGCCAGTCGGCTATGACACCGCGTTGTGGCACCAGATGTCTCACCAACTCGGCCTGACCGGACTGGCGATCCCGGAAGAATTCGGCGGCCAGGGTTTCACCTTTGTCGAACTCGGCATAGTCGCCGAGGAGCTCGGCAGATGTCTGCTGCCAGCACCATATTTCGCGTCCGTGGTGCTGGCGGCAAACCTCATCATGCATTCCGGTGACGACGCCGCCAAAGGGCGCTACCTACCCGGCATCGCCGCGGGATCGACCGCGGCAACGGTGGCTATCACAGAGGAGTCGGGCCGATGGCAACCCCACGCGATCCGAACACGGGCCAGAAGTAGCGGTACCGGATGGGCGCTAGAGGGAACCAAGAGCTACGTACTGGACGGTTGTAACGCCGACGTCGTGTTCGTGGCCGCCCGCACCGACACTGGAATATCGCTTTTCGCGGTCGACGAATTCCAGACGGTGGCGCGCCGACCTCTATCGACGCTGGATCCGACTCGTAGGCAGGCTCGGATGAAATTCGACGCCACCCCCGCAGCACTGATAGGAGACGAGGGACAGGGCTGGCCGGTGTTGGCGCAGACTTTGTCCCTCGGTGCTTCGGCGTTGGCGGCCGAACAGGTCGGAGGTGCGCAGCGGTGCCTGGAAATGGCGGTCGACTATGCCAAAGTGCGCAAACAGTTCGGCAAGCCGATCGGTTCGTTCCAAGCGATTCGACACAAATGCGCCGACATCTTCCTAGAGGTCGAATGCGCGCGCGGCGCAGCCTATTACGCGGTGCAGGCGGCCGCGGAATTATCTGGAGAGCTAGCCGCAGCTGCCTCGCTGGCCAAGGCGTGCAGTTCAGAGGCGTACGCGCACGCCGCGGCGGCCAACATCCAAATCCACGGTGGTGTTGGTTTCACGTGGGAACATCCTGCGCATCTGTTCTTCAAACGAGCCAAGTCGTCCGGACACCTGTTAGGTGACGCGACTTTTCACCGGGGACTACTCGCCGACCTGGTTGGGATCTGA
- a CDS encoding SDR family oxidoreductase produces MGERTLAGKRVVVVGASAGIGRAFAVRAGKEGAQLLAAARRSDRLQEVVEEAGCGTAVTADARNGEDCARIAEAARERLGAIDLLFISIGYAPLRMFAQTTSAEWFDVMQTNVVAVHRAITACLPVLAPAAMVATLTSETVGQARVALGCYSTSKAALAESMNAWRCEHPEFRFCNVTVGGTVPTEFTASFDAELLSVAVQHWIARGLLQQTMMTPDDVADVLAGMFASVLDFPDVGPENLVLRPASPLVSP; encoded by the coding sequence ATGGGCGAACGGACGTTGGCCGGCAAGCGCGTCGTGGTTGTGGGCGCCTCGGCAGGAATCGGGCGGGCTTTCGCGGTGCGTGCCGGCAAGGAAGGTGCCCAACTCCTTGCCGCGGCACGTCGATCGGACCGGTTGCAGGAAGTCGTCGAGGAGGCTGGTTGCGGCACGGCTGTGACCGCAGACGCCCGCAATGGCGAAGACTGCGCCAGGATTGCCGAGGCTGCCCGCGAGCGACTCGGCGCCATCGATCTGTTGTTCATTTCGATCGGATACGCACCGCTGCGCATGTTCGCCCAGACCACTTCCGCCGAATGGTTCGACGTGATGCAGACCAATGTGGTCGCTGTGCACCGCGCGATCACCGCGTGTTTGCCTGTGCTTGCGCCCGCCGCGATGGTGGCCACCTTGACTTCGGAGACCGTCGGACAAGCGCGCGTTGCGCTGGGTTGCTACTCGACCAGCAAGGCAGCGCTCGCGGAGAGCATGAACGCATGGCGCTGCGAACATCCCGAGTTCCGGTTCTGCAATGTGACCGTGGGAGGCACGGTGCCGACCGAGTTCACCGCGTCCTTCGACGCCGAACTGCTGAGCGTCGCAGTGCAGCACTGGATCGCCCGCGGACTGCTTCAGCAGACAATGATGACCCCTGACGATGTCGCCGACGTCCTGGCGGGCATGTTCGCCAGTGTGCTCGATTTCCCGGACGTCGGGCCCGAAAATCTGGTGTTGCGCCCAGCTTCACCGCTGGTGTCGCCTTGA
- a CDS encoding DUF427 domain-containing protein yields the protein MTAIESAWPDHPEYRIEVIPCCHTGQVWLGDVLLAESDRCVVVTETDHEDRLYFPEFAVQWELFEPSEYTTVCPFKGRASYWNLTGTDPAVENVVWTYRTPLAKVAAIAGHVSFYQDSLRVLVVERWADHSTVPATFPLWGDSAELLRLIDVVPDGAGQFIGPAHGPTRRNVVEGGQLLAESVVAVAKTFPGQRVTSASMIFAKAVAFDAPVEVSVETLRQGRTFSSAQVRISQHGSLRSAGIVLADAGADDVMRDVEPMPNLPGPDAAVPFAGFGMTGREIRIIDAAYDPDPDRLGPPVVHAWVRFRDDPAEPYLRAALLAQSTTHWTIAAAMRPHRGLGEARAHITLSTGIMKADIAFHDEADVTDWLLYTNHAFWSGNGLAQGDGRVFAQDGRLVASYTIQAMVRDFPVDPSSLGRDSRTAM from the coding sequence TTGACCGCAATTGAGTCGGCGTGGCCGGACCACCCCGAATATCGCATAGAGGTCATACCCTGCTGCCACACTGGCCAGGTCTGGCTCGGCGATGTGCTGCTCGCGGAGAGTGATCGGTGCGTGGTGGTCACCGAGACCGATCACGAAGACCGACTTTATTTTCCGGAATTCGCAGTGCAGTGGGAACTCTTCGAACCCTCGGAGTACACCACCGTCTGTCCGTTCAAAGGGCGGGCGAGTTATTGGAATCTGACGGGCACGGATCCGGCAGTGGAGAACGTGGTCTGGACCTACCGCACGCCGCTGGCCAAGGTGGCAGCGATCGCCGGCCACGTGTCGTTCTACCAGGACTCGCTGCGGGTGCTGGTCGTCGAACGCTGGGCAGACCATTCGACGGTGCCGGCAACGTTTCCGCTGTGGGGTGACTCTGCGGAGTTGCTCAGGCTGATCGATGTCGTGCCCGACGGTGCTGGCCAGTTCATCGGGCCGGCGCACGGGCCCACTCGTCGCAATGTCGTCGAGGGTGGCCAACTGTTGGCAGAGTCCGTCGTGGCGGTAGCGAAAACGTTTCCCGGACAGCGTGTTACATCGGCTTCGATGATATTCGCCAAAGCGGTGGCGTTCGACGCACCAGTGGAAGTCTCAGTGGAGACACTTCGCCAGGGCAGAACTTTCTCGTCGGCGCAAGTCCGGATCAGCCAGCACGGGTCATTGCGCAGCGCCGGGATCGTGCTGGCCGACGCGGGTGCAGACGACGTCATGCGGGACGTTGAACCGATGCCGAACTTGCCCGGGCCCGACGCCGCGGTGCCCTTTGCCGGCTTCGGAATGACGGGCCGGGAAATCCGAATCATCGACGCCGCTTACGATCCCGATCCCGACCGGCTAGGTCCACCAGTCGTGCACGCGTGGGTGCGCTTCCGCGACGACCCCGCTGAGCCCTACCTCCGGGCTGCGTTACTTGCCCAATCGACCACGCACTGGACCATCGCCGCCGCAATGCGGCCACATCGCGGACTCGGTGAAGCGCGCGCCCACATCACGCTGTCGACGGGGATCATGAAAGCTGACATCGCTTTTCACGATGAAGCGGATGTCACCGACTGGTTGCTGTACACCAACCACGCCTTCTGGTCGGGAAATGGGCTGGCTCAGGGGGACGGCCGGGTATTTGCTCAGGACGGTCGATTGGTCGCGTCGTACACGATTCAGGCGATGGTGCGTGATTTCCCGGTTGATCCGAGCTCCTTGGGTCGCGACAGCCGTACGGCTATGTAG
- a CDS encoding MaoC/PaaZ C-terminal domain-containing protein: MVLTESVVGTALSPKTFRWNQTDVILYALGVGARPPAELPLLNELAGPAVLPTFALIANWWAVKDLRSVLDLGAYPIVHSAQSLELYRPIGPTGELSVQARVSALWDTGKHAAVELTGQGTDADGTAFVTRSQTVVLGAGGFGGERRPSAEPDPEDAPDSWYDDVVRPEQAAIYRLSGDRNQLHIDPAAARKFGFDDVFLHGLCTLGFAARALINEIGGANPQRLTSLSCRFAKPVRLGAPLRTEMWRSGQDVRFRTLQGDVVALSSGSATLAGG; encoded by the coding sequence GTGGTTCTCACCGAGTCGGTGGTCGGAACGGCATTGAGCCCGAAGACCTTTCGCTGGAATCAGACCGACGTGATCCTGTACGCATTGGGCGTCGGGGCCCGTCCGCCTGCCGAACTGCCGTTGCTCAACGAACTGGCTGGACCCGCGGTCCTGCCCACCTTCGCGTTGATCGCCAACTGGTGGGCCGTCAAGGACCTGCGGAGTGTGCTCGACCTCGGCGCATACCCGATCGTTCACTCGGCGCAGTCGCTGGAGCTGTACCGGCCCATTGGGCCCACGGGGGAACTCTCAGTGCAGGCGCGGGTGTCGGCGTTGTGGGACACGGGCAAGCATGCGGCCGTCGAGTTGACCGGACAAGGTACCGATGCCGACGGCACCGCGTTCGTCACACGTTCGCAGACCGTGGTTCTCGGGGCGGGCGGGTTCGGCGGCGAGCGCCGCCCGAGCGCTGAACCGGATCCTGAAGATGCGCCGGATTCGTGGTACGACGACGTGGTTCGGCCGGAGCAGGCCGCCATTTACCGGTTGTCGGGAGACCGCAATCAGCTGCACATCGACCCCGCGGCCGCCCGGAAGTTCGGCTTCGACGACGTGTTTCTGCATGGGCTGTGCACCCTAGGTTTCGCCGCGCGGGCCCTGATCAACGAGATCGGCGGCGCGAATCCGCAACGGCTGACATCCTTGAGCTGTCGATTCGCGAAACCGGTGCGTCTGGGCGCGCCATTGCGCACCGAGATGTGGCGAAGCGGGCAAGACGTGCGTTTCCGGACGCTGCAAGGCGATGTAGTGGCGCTGAGCTCGGGCAGCGCCACGTTGGCAGGAGGCTGA
- a CDS encoding TetR/AcrR family transcriptional regulator: protein MDQRRARGLRNRQALIRAAINLFATHGYETVTIEQISSAAGVAPRTFFHHFAAKDDILFDGYAERLEEATRRFRAAASQPSNSLWDALADASAAVAQAIAEAPEIFLVRARMYHRMPALRATMLRINEDWIDQLTGEVARWLNSDARADLRPRLAATLINSANRASIEVWVADGGKADLCQLMAESVELVRPSVAAIERTASGNGDQRVG from the coding sequence GTGGATCAACGTCGAGCCCGGGGCCTGCGCAATCGGCAGGCGCTGATTCGCGCAGCGATCAACCTATTTGCCACGCACGGGTACGAGACGGTCACGATCGAACAGATCTCGTCCGCCGCCGGCGTGGCGCCACGAACGTTCTTTCACCACTTTGCCGCTAAGGACGACATTCTGTTCGACGGGTATGCCGAACGGCTGGAGGAGGCCACTCGACGGTTCCGAGCCGCCGCTTCCCAACCGTCGAACAGTCTTTGGGACGCTCTCGCTGACGCATCGGCGGCGGTGGCGCAAGCGATTGCCGAAGCGCCGGAGATCTTCCTCGTCCGTGCCCGGATGTATCACCGCATGCCGGCACTTCGCGCCACGATGCTGCGCATCAACGAAGACTGGATCGATCAGCTCACCGGAGAAGTTGCTCGCTGGTTGAACAGCGACGCCCGTGCCGACCTGCGGCCCCGGCTGGCCGCGACACTGATCAACAGCGCCAACCGCGCCTCGATCGAGGTGTGGGTGGCAGACGGAGGCAAGGCAGACCTCTGTCAGTTGATGGCCGAATCGGTCGAATTGGTGCGGCCATCCGTTGCCGCAATCGAACGCACTGCGAGCGGTAATGGAGATCAGCGTGTTGGATGA
- a CDS encoding SDR family NAD(P)-dependent oxidoreductase, which yields MLDDSRPLAIVTGGARGIGAAIVAELIATGHRVAALDVNAKAIARAEDSDEARAGLLLPMELSVNDRAAVQDALAELSERHGPVRVLINNAGMTLPATFLDQTDEDWDRIVDVNLKGTFVVAQVAARQMVAEGRGVIVNVSSVSAHGVRTGPPAYAAAKAGVEGLSRLMAVQLGPLGVRVNTVVVGTTATPWLLSRKSDDELVQMRETTATGQIGDPGDVAAVVAFLCSPGAKHLTGQLISVSGGQWMP from the coding sequence GTGTTGGATGATTCACGGCCGCTGGCGATCGTCACCGGGGGAGCGCGGGGAATCGGTGCGGCTATCGTCGCTGAGCTGATCGCCACCGGTCATCGCGTCGCGGCACTCGACGTCAACGCGAAAGCCATTGCCCGCGCCGAAGATTCGGACGAAGCTCGGGCTGGCTTATTGCTCCCGATGGAGTTGTCTGTCAATGACCGCGCTGCGGTGCAGGACGCGCTCGCGGAGCTGTCCGAGCGGCACGGACCCGTACGGGTCCTGATCAACAATGCCGGAATGACTTTGCCCGCGACCTTTTTGGACCAAACAGACGAGGACTGGGACCGCATCGTCGACGTCAACCTCAAGGGCACATTCGTCGTGGCTCAGGTTGCGGCGAGGCAGATGGTAGCCGAGGGCCGTGGAGTGATCGTCAACGTCAGTTCGGTCTCGGCGCACGGCGTCCGCACCGGCCCGCCCGCCTATGCCGCCGCAAAAGCGGGCGTGGAAGGACTGAGCCGGCTAATGGCCGTGCAACTGGGGCCACTGGGGGTGCGGGTAAATACCGTCGTTGTCGGCACTACCGCCACGCCGTGGCTGCTGTCGCGTAAGAGCGATGATGAGCTGGTGCAGATGCGCGAGACTACGGCGACGGGACAGATCGGCGATCCCGGTGATGTCGCGGCCGTTGTCGCGTTCTTGTGTTCGCCTGGTGCTAAACACCTGACCGGCCAGTTGATTTCGGTGTCGGGCGGGCAATGGATGCCGTGA
- a CDS encoding SDR family NAD(P)-dependent oxidoreductase: MALLRMPEDGNAEKGDQVDLGVTGANFVLVGGTTGIGFAAAEQLAANCANVALLARDEERARDRASWLAAEHGVRAVGIAVDAASSGNEVDRAVERAATSLGPLRGLAVTAGPMNQQGPFLEHSDDSWDWYYQLILMATVRSCRAVIPHLQRNGGGTIVTTAAYSVRAPKILIPPYNALKAAVLTLSKILAKTYGPEGIRVNTVCPGLFDTEVNDFIRAQRAEEYGVPLQDAIYTHLASNPNWNMRVALGRGGKPTEAGELIAFLLSDCAAYLTGAAINIDGGTDF, translated from the coding sequence GTGGCCTTGCTACGCATGCCCGAGGACGGGAACGCAGAGAAGGGAGACCAGGTGGACCTAGGGGTCACCGGAGCCAACTTCGTCCTGGTGGGCGGCACCACTGGCATCGGATTCGCCGCTGCCGAGCAACTGGCCGCCAACTGCGCCAATGTTGCGTTGTTGGCGCGCGACGAGGAACGTGCTCGCGATCGTGCGTCATGGTTGGCAGCCGAGCATGGCGTCCGCGCGGTGGGCATCGCGGTGGATGCCGCCTCGTCCGGCAATGAAGTGGACCGCGCCGTCGAGCGAGCAGCCACCAGCCTTGGACCCTTGCGCGGGTTGGCCGTCACGGCCGGACCGATGAACCAGCAGGGGCCATTTCTGGAGCACTCCGACGATTCCTGGGACTGGTATTACCAGTTGATATTGATGGCAACTGTTCGCTCCTGCCGCGCGGTAATACCGCACCTACAGCGCAACGGCGGCGGGACGATCGTGACCACCGCCGCGTATTCGGTGCGGGCGCCGAAGATCTTGATTCCTCCCTACAACGCACTTAAGGCGGCCGTACTCACGCTCTCGAAGATTCTGGCGAAAACGTATGGACCCGAGGGGATCAGGGTCAACACGGTGTGCCCAGGATTGTTCGATACCGAGGTCAATGACTTCATCCGGGCGCAGCGTGCGGAAGAATACGGGGTGCCGTTGCAGGACGCGATCTATACCCATCTGGCCAGCAATCCCAACTGGAACATGCGGGTCGCCCTCGGCCGTGGCGGAAAGCCCACCGAAGCAGGCGAATTGATCGCCTTCCTGCTCAGTGATTGCGCTGCTTACCTCACCGGTGCAGCGATCAATATCGACGGTGGAACAGACTTCTGA
- a CDS encoding LLM class flavin-dependent oxidoreductase, with product MKFGVFILGDKPNHLSDREVLRNVLQEASWAEELGYDEVWLAEHHFSPYGMLADLPQIATAIATQTERIRIGTACMVAPFHSPIQLAERIALVDVLSNGRFDAGFGRGYQSHEFKGFGVSMDQATGRYQECVEIVNRLLSEENVTYHGKYHQIEDVTIYPRPLQQPVPVWGTVMKTPSSFEWLADKSFGAIIGNPYQVDPDLQGALDIYLDVQSKKGLDAATGNVWALLNAFCDKDDGFARSYPRDSVELSIQTHRKYSSPFERGGEIPADYKAYSDWFDKHDKQSYEQVLNSHLTLMGDPDRIITKMRTVIDMGWRNIMLRMSRGGAMDRNKVYESMKLFAREVIPAATELAATAV from the coding sequence ATGAAGTTCGGCGTATTCATCCTCGGCGACAAACCCAACCACCTCAGCGACCGGGAAGTGCTGCGCAACGTGCTGCAAGAAGCGAGCTGGGCCGAGGAACTCGGATACGACGAAGTCTGGCTGGCCGAACATCACTTCTCCCCGTATGGCATGCTCGCCGACCTGCCGCAGATCGCAACGGCCATCGCCACCCAGACCGAGCGCATCCGCATCGGTACCGCATGCATGGTGGCACCGTTTCACAGCCCGATCCAACTCGCCGAACGGATCGCGCTCGTCGACGTCCTTTCCAACGGGCGGTTCGACGCGGGCTTTGGGCGCGGCTACCAATCGCACGAGTTCAAGGGCTTCGGCGTCTCGATGGACCAGGCGACCGGCCGCTACCAGGAGTGCGTCGAGATCGTCAACAGACTGCTCAGCGAGGAAAACGTCACCTACCACGGGAAGTACCATCAGATCGAAGACGTCACGATCTATCCGCGACCGCTACAACAACCCGTCCCGGTGTGGGGAACCGTCATGAAAACCCCGTCAAGCTTCGAGTGGCTGGCCGACAAGAGCTTCGGCGCGATTATCGGTAACCCCTATCAAGTCGATCCCGATCTGCAAGGGGCGCTTGATATTTACCTAGACGTACAGTCGAAGAAGGGCCTCGATGCCGCCACCGGCAACGTGTGGGCACTGCTGAATGCGTTCTGCGACAAGGACGACGGATTCGCCCGCAGTTATCCACGGGACAGCGTCGAACTGTCGATCCAGACGCACCGAAAGTACTCCAGCCCCTTCGAGCGGGGTGGGGAGATACCCGCCGACTACAAGGCTTACTCGGACTGGTTCGACAAGCACGATAAGCAGAGCTACGAGCAAGTGCTTAACTCGCACCTCACGCTCATGGGCGACCCGGATCGCATCATCACGAAGATGAGAACTGTGATCGACATGGGTTGGCGCAACATCATGCTACGTATGTCCCGCGGCGGCGCGATGGACCGAAACAAGGTCTATGAGTCGATGAAGCTGTTCGCCCGAGAGGTGATCCCGGCCGCCACCGAGCTCGCGGCCACCGCGGTTTGA
- a CDS encoding class I adenylate-forming enzyme family protein, with the protein MNRTFNYEPLPYVPVVPAMLKALTSAYVDNDFIVSSLGDGRVERITYAQADIRSARLARSLLAAGVTKAVRVGVMAPNGPDFVVAFLAVTRIGAVAVPINTFFQPAELGWLLRDADIHTLLSVDSLLGKDMLARITKAIGDVQISGGQLAAKRLPNLRNVFALGTTERSWPSDWPQPVSTEFLQAIESTVRPADDLVIIYTSGSTSDPKGIIHIHATAITHARFVATQHEWKPHDRVYIPMAFFWVGGLIFGLLGPMQTGVTILTEHRFEPGDVLRLLASEHATYATGFPHIGPALASHPDFPSTDLSSLRDGYQQVLLDPELRVADPTLRVAQLGMTETCSSHTWWPPHELVPESKRGSLGVSAPGYEHKIVDESGVEVPNGTVGEICVRGAAMMRGIVGRQRAELFDADGWYYTKDAGYRDDDGHLYFTGRTDDMIKTSGANVAPVEVETVISRLDGVRISYVVGIPDTDKGAVVCAVVVLSRECDSSPVSLAARCRKELAAYKVPKRWVILSDTEKLPYTTTNKIDKTRLAQLVESGELT; encoded by the coding sequence ATGAATCGCACTTTCAACTACGAGCCGTTGCCGTACGTGCCGGTTGTTCCGGCGATGCTGAAGGCTCTCACATCTGCCTACGTCGACAACGATTTCATCGTATCCTCACTCGGCGACGGCCGGGTCGAGCGAATCACTTATGCACAAGCCGACATCCGTTCGGCTAGATTGGCCCGTAGTCTGCTCGCGGCGGGTGTGACCAAAGCCGTTCGGGTCGGGGTGATGGCGCCCAACGGGCCCGACTTCGTCGTAGCGTTTCTGGCTGTTACCCGCATTGGTGCCGTTGCGGTGCCGATCAACACGTTCTTCCAGCCGGCGGAGCTCGGATGGTTATTGCGTGACGCCGACATCCACACGCTGTTGTCGGTCGACTCGTTGCTGGGCAAGGATATGCTTGCGCGAATTACCAAGGCGATCGGAGACGTCCAGATATCGGGTGGGCAACTAGCTGCCAAACGACTTCCAAACTTGCGCAACGTTTTTGCTCTCGGCACTACTGAACGCAGCTGGCCCAGCGACTGGCCGCAGCCCGTGTCGACGGAGTTTCTACAGGCGATCGAGTCCACCGTGCGGCCCGCAGATGACCTGGTGATCATCTACACCTCCGGCAGCACGTCGGACCCGAAGGGCATCATTCACATCCACGCCACCGCGATCACGCATGCCCGGTTCGTCGCCACGCAGCACGAGTGGAAGCCGCATGATCGGGTGTACATTCCGATGGCGTTCTTCTGGGTAGGGGGTTTGATCTTCGGACTGCTGGGGCCCATGCAGACCGGCGTGACGATACTGACCGAGCACAGATTCGAGCCCGGCGACGTGCTTCGCCTGCTTGCGTCCGAACATGCCACCTACGCAACTGGTTTCCCGCACATTGGACCGGCGCTGGCGAGTCATCCGGACTTCCCCAGCACCGACTTGTCGAGTCTGCGGGACGGATACCAGCAGGTGCTCCTCGACCCGGAGCTTCGAGTCGCCGACCCGACCTTGCGGGTTGCTCAACTCGGCATGACCGAAACGTGTAGCTCTCACACCTGGTGGCCACCCCACGAATTGGTGCCCGAAAGCAAGCGCGGCTCACTCGGCGTCTCGGCGCCCGGCTACGAACACAAGATCGTCGACGAGTCCGGAGTTGAGGTGCCAAACGGCACCGTGGGCGAAATCTGTGTGCGTGGAGCGGCGATGATGCGCGGGATAGTGGGCCGCCAGCGCGCGGAATTGTTTGACGCCGACGGTTGGTATTACACCAAAGACGCCGGATACCGTGATGATGACGGTCACCTGTATTTCACGGGTCGCACCGACGACATGATCAAGACCTCGGGCGCAAATGTCGCACCCGTGGAGGTCGAAACGGTGATCAGTCGACTCGACGGCGTTCGGATCAGCTACGTCGTCGGAATTCCGGACACCGACAAGGGCGCCGTGGTATGTGCGGTCGTGGTGCTCAGCCGGGAGTGCGATTCTTCGCCGGTCTCGCTGGCCGCCAGATGCCGCAAAGAACTGGCGGCATACAAAGTTCCGAAGCGATGGGTGATTCTTTCCGACACTGAGAAGCTGCCTTACACCACTACAAACAAGATCGATAAGACGCGCTTGGCTCAGCTCGTTGAATCGGGGGAGCTGACATGA
- a CDS encoding enoyl-CoA hydratase-related protein translates to MDFKRILFDVSQYVATITLNRPERLNATDDLTRTELGLAWERVRDDPGIRVAIITGAGDRAFSAGQDVRATAEGGIRNKIPGSRLHHNVWKPVICALNGMVVGGGLHQVADSDLIIAAEHAELIDTHLAVGNVFALEPAVLLRRMPLSMVMQLALMTKKGRISAQRGYEIGLINEVVPADQLQQRAREIAADITRLSPATVQASIKAMWTSLDVGLHAANDVAYRYVLQHQLTHPDYREGMVAFAEKREPRWVVE, encoded by the coding sequence GTGGATTTCAAGAGGATTCTGTTCGACGTCAGCCAGTATGTCGCGACCATTACGCTCAACCGTCCCGAGCGGCTCAACGCCACAGATGACTTGACTCGGACAGAACTGGGTCTGGCGTGGGAACGAGTCCGCGACGATCCGGGTATCCGGGTTGCCATCATCACCGGTGCGGGCGACCGAGCATTTTCCGCGGGACAGGACGTCCGGGCGACCGCCGAAGGTGGCATCCGGAACAAGATTCCCGGCTCGCGCCTGCACCACAACGTCTGGAAGCCGGTAATATGTGCGCTGAACGGGATGGTGGTCGGCGGGGGACTCCATCAGGTTGCCGACTCCGACCTCATCATTGCGGCTGAGCATGCTGAGCTGATCGACACTCACCTGGCCGTCGGCAACGTATTTGCACTCGAGCCGGCTGTGCTGCTGCGCAGGATGCCGTTATCGATGGTGATGCAGTTGGCACTGATGACCAAGAAGGGGCGCATCAGCGCCCAACGTGGTTACGAGATCGGCCTGATCAACGAGGTGGTGCCCGCCGACCAGCTGCAGCAGCGGGCACGCGAGATCGCCGCAGACATTACAAGGCTCTCGCCTGCCACCGTGCAGGCGTCGATAAAAGCGATGTGGACCAGTTTGGACGTGGGGCTGCATGCGGCTAACGATGTCGCCTACCGTTATGTACTGCAGCACCAGCTGACCCACCCGGACTATCGCGAAGGGATGGTCGCGTTCGCCGAAAAACGGGAACCGCGTTGGGTTGTGGAATGA
- a CDS encoding nuclear transport factor 2 family protein: MTEADSLEARIARLEALDEIRQLAAKYAVALDMRDFDALANLFVEEVGVPGGRRGRAALREWYDIEIRRSLLGSAHGVLGHVIDVHDADRASGLVYSRNDLETEAAWLVELLAYLDSYERRGGHWYFVRRTPLFWYQSDITDPPTGPHKMRWPNTIHHDGNFHRAFPSWEVFLNADPGRFDEPVPAPAAAGSWLNSLRRGQDTPRVDPTGRRGTRS, translated from the coding sequence ATGACCGAAGCCGACTCGTTGGAGGCCCGGATCGCGCGGTTGGAAGCACTCGACGAGATCCGTCAGTTGGCCGCCAAATATGCGGTGGCTTTGGACATGCGCGACTTCGATGCCTTGGCAAACCTCTTCGTGGAAGAGGTCGGAGTGCCGGGCGGGAGGCGAGGCCGAGCCGCACTGCGGGAGTGGTACGACATCGAGATCCGGCGATCGCTGCTGGGCAGCGCCCACGGCGTGCTGGGTCACGTTATCGATGTGCACGACGCCGACCGGGCCAGTGGACTGGTTTATTCCCGCAACGACCTAGAAACTGAAGCGGCGTGGCTCGTCGAGCTGCTCGCGTACCTCGATAGCTATGAAAGACGGGGCGGGCACTGGTATTTCGTCCGTCGCACGCCACTGTTTTGGTATCAGAGCGACATCACCGATCCGCCCACCGGCCCGCATAAGATGCGCTGGCCAAACACCATTCATCACGACGGAAACTTTCACCGGGCATTTCCTTCGTGGGAAGTCTTCCTCAACGCCGATCCCGGACGTTTCGACGAGCCTGTGCCAGCGCCCGCGGCGGCAGGCTCGTGGCTGAACAGCCTGCGTAGGGGACAGGATACGCCGCGGGTTGACCCTACCGGTCGGCGAGGCACCCGGAGCTGA